CAGTTACCATTTCCTGTTTAGGTTCTCAAATACAgacactttaaaaataaataaaataaaaactggaaACAACAGCAAAGGCTGCACATTTCTTACTTTTGGAGCGATTCTGACTTTCTTGACCCGCCGGGAAGTGTTGCATTTCTTCTTGGCGTCAGGAGGAAGAACCTGTGTGTAAGGTGGCGGCTGGTAGACAGAAGACTGGAGAACGGGGAGTTGGACAGGAACTAAGTAGGAATTTGTCCGTGGCAGAAGAGGTTTCATCTTTCTCCCTAAATGCAGAGAAGATGAAGAAAGAGGAATAAAAAGGTCAGTAAAAGGCAACTCAGAAGCTAACATTGACACCAACTGCAGGTTAAAATAAAGGAAGAACAAATTTTTCCCTTATGTCTGCAAACATCTGCAGCAAACTCACCTGAAGTGATTTTATTTGTGCGAGGAACTGCCCCTTTCTGCTGCTGAGGAAAAGAAGACTGATTACTTTGTAATACACTGAAACTGACCCAACATCttgatggtttcatttaaaactaCACTGTGATGGAGAACAGACTCAAAATTCAAAAAGTATTTGGTCTCTGCAAACACGTTCCTACTTTCTCTGGTTAATCTTTCAGTGAGACTGGAGGAATAAATTTATCTTACTTGCTGAGACAATAAAAGCACTGGAACTGGAACAGACAACGGGTCACTACCACTGGGCTgtaaagaaaaagagaaagaggaAAACACTAGACTGGGGGGAAATATCCCACATAATAAGATGTATAAAACATGGATGCAGAGATGAATAATGATCTGAATGAAAACACTCCATCAGCATGCCTTATTTTGCTTCTGAtatttagtaagtaagtaagtacgtaagctttatttatatagcacttttcacagaccaaggtcacaaagtgcttcacacgatatagacaataaaaacaacacatacaaatatagaacaataaaataaattgacactaaaatgccagtttaaaaaaatgtgtctttagttgctgtctaaaaacatccacagaatccagtgagcgaagagaacagggaagctcattccagaggcgaggtgccacatctttaaaagatctgtcccctcgagttttaaaacaagttcggggaaccatcagcaggttttgCATTATATCATGTTAGCGCTGCGGGTTTGAGATTGTGTAGACAATTTGATTGCTTTGTCTCTGACAGTCCATGTTTGTAGATGGCAGGTCCCTGGATTAGATGCTGTAACGGTTCTTAAAAACACGAAATTCATATAACTACGTAGATAACTGTCTGCACCTTTGCATGACATGATGCCTCCTAGTGGCAATTGCGTGAATTAATGTACATAATGAAGGTATTCCAGTTTCTGGGCAATAACATATATTATTTTGTAAAGGGTAAAGTTACTGTATGTGTTGTCTATAATATAAATGTGTTGCATCCAATGCTTTCAGGTAGCAGACAATTTAAGGAGCTAATTGGCAATAAACTGTAGATCATCTAATAAATCACACAGGAAGACTGAGATAAACTAACATTATGCAGTTACATGTAGCATGAACCACTGTGGGTTGATTGATGCACATTCTACAACCTTGAAGCACCGCCAGCATGAGCTAATCTGCATACATTAATTCCTGCAATCATGTCACGCAAAAATAGAGTCCATCATGTACATAAATGTATAAATTCAAtgtttttattaaattattcAACGAGTGGTtacgcacttggtttcagtgcagaagattcccagttcaaaccccacccctgacacatttggcagttttttttttttaaagacccaCAAAATAGCATTCATactgtcaaacacacacacacacaaagatttcCAGCGCAAGTCTTTTGAGCTCAGTTGTTCGTACCTCACACACTTGTCCAATAGTGAGGAATCGATTGGCCTCAGGCTTGATGGTCCAGTAGGAAAGTTTACCATTTGAAGACACCTCACGGATAAACATGTCATGCACAGAGAGGTTATGGCGGATGGAATTCTGGAATTGGAAATGAACAAACGCTCTGTCATCTTACGCCGAAAGCTTGAGGTTGACGGCAGAGGAGATTAGAACAATCTTTAAACAGTCACTCCGTACCTTCCATCCAGGTTTGGCCACCTCTTTGAAGTAGGGGAAGTGGTCCTGAATCCAGGTATAAATCTGTTTCAGCGTCATCCTCTTGGACTTTGTGCTGTTGATGGCAAACTGAATCATGGCCATGTATGAGTATGGTGGCCTATCCGACTTCAGGTGCTTAACAGGACTTTCTGCATCCATTTGTGTTGTATTGACCTGTAAACGAAAAAGAGTCCATATCTTTAAGATGCAAATTAAGAATCAGTTTTTCAGGTGAAATATAACAGTGTCATCAGTAATGACAACCTTGACACTGATCATTCATGTTCACCCAAGGTCAAAAACTATATTAACAATTTAATGGTGGTATAGGACTTCACGTTTGTGTTGTTTAGCAACGGCATCTTTCAGCAATTTCTTGAATAAGCCATTTTAAATATCACCTTTAAACAAGCACTTTGACCAAAATGTGACCTTGAATTTCAACAAATTTTTgtccaaatcaaatcactttgtccttggatGAGCCTCAATCATCATTCTTCCAAGTGTGACCCACACTGGATCTCAACTGATTTATACCATTCTCACACATACTCCTGAAAATTCCTGTGCACATGCGTTACTTCAAATTAGAGTTTACAAACTGGTAACTTCACAGGAGTGAAGAGAATTTCTAATCTGGCTACAGCTCCATAAATACGAGATCTTGATCAGTTTTAATCATTGCAAATTACCTGATGAAACAAACAACTTTTAATTTTTTCCATTTGCCTGACATCATGTAGCCTGCTTCATTAAAAACATTGACAGTAACAATCGCAACAAGGTGACAGGAACGAGCAGCAAACCTGAACAGCCTGTGAACATACATTCTGGTTCTCCTTGCCTGTCGCCTTCTTAGCAGGATCATGTATGGTGCCACATTTGCTCATTTCACCCAGATGGTGAATATTGGTGAGGTTTCTCTCCAGTGGGCCACAAACAAGTTCCTCATTAACTGAAATGCGGgggacaaaacaaaaatcaattgATATCCAACAAATAAAAGGCTGTCACAGGAACTGAGCTACTTCATTGCAAATAAAGAGTATGTCCACTAAATCAAAAAATGTGATTTCCATACATGGTTTAATCTGAGTGACAGGTTGAGGATCCACATGGATGTCCATAGATTCTTCTTTCACCAGCTGTTCATTTGCGGTCTTTGAAGAAACACCTTCAAATGTTGGTTGACAAAACGTCCCATTGTCCTGGTTATCAGCTGAACTCAGAAGGATAAATTTCTTTGGTCCCTGGTCACCACAGTCTTTGCCTTTGGCGGTGAGTGCTCCGATAACACCTTGAAGGTCTACCGTTTTGGGGAtgacaaccacctgcatgtcagaCATGGATGGATGATCCATGATCCGAATCCCTTCAGGGAATATCTCACTGACAGGTGATTTCGGATGTCCTGTGGGAGCTGATCCGTTAGGATCTGATTGTGATTCAGCTGGTGGCAGATCATTCTGAAAAGGCAACTTTCTTCTTTTGAGAATCAAGGGTCTCCTTGGACTCCGTCTCATGGTCATCAAATCACCCGAAAGACCTCAATGGTGTTCTGTAGTGGAATAATCACACCTACATCAAAACCgatcaaagacatttttattgCACTAGTGCTAAGTTACAAAATGGCTTAGCTACTTCTGTCAACAAAGTGGCTATCTGTATGTAGCTGTATTAATAATACCAAGTTATATTTGTATGTAGCGTTACAGTGAGGTTATAGATAAAGTTTAGGTGCACAGTGTTAGATGCTGTAGCATAAGTGACGAGGTGTCGGACGTTTGAACCACTGACCTGGATTTGAATCCCAGTTACGTTAAGGATCTCTGACTTCAACTACTAAATGACTGTGTTAAAGATAGATGATTACAATTACTTTGCAACCACAAAGTGTTTAAGATTGTCACTTCAAAAGGTTATTTTGGCAACACATACAGATAGAAAGCAAAATAAAAGGAGCATACCATCATAACCGTGTGACCTAGATTGACCGATAAAAGCACTATACAAATAGCATTTTGTACTATTAATATGGTTACATACAGAACAAGTCACTACTGCCTTTTATCAGTGTTAAGGAATAAGGATGCTTTCCTACATCTGTGAACCTGATCGTAGTCAGGACCATTTTATGCATTAGGATCATTTtgatacttgtttttttttttgtataattatGCACTCATTATTTTGCATAGATTTGCTTGGAGAAGAGTCAAATCTCATCAATCTTTTGTATGCCTTTTTGCTGAGTTACAGTTTTATTATTGTGTTAATTTTTGCATTTTACGTATAGGTTACTTTTATTACCAAATagcctttttttttcccacaggaGAAAAATACCCACCACCTTCTGATTTCAACAACTTCCTGGAAAGTACTATTTATTTATAAGGTACAAAATAACAATGACAATCTGAATCGTGCTCTATACCGAATTAAAGAATATCTAATTAATGGGAAAAATATCGAATTACTCCATCATGCAAGTGCCTTTTAAAGATAAGTAATGAAACATTACAATTGTAGATTTATTCAACGGAGTTCGGCGTAATGTCTTTATCGCGCTACAAACAACCATCAGGTTTAGTTTTTGGGTTTATCTGTTGTTTGTGTAAACACTCTAATGAATTAAGTATcttttggttgtgtgtttttaaaccaGAACCAAACAAAACTGGCGGTgctaaataaaaacacagaagctAAAGCTAAGCTAACTAGCGGTGAGTGACGAACACAAACTAAAGCCGAACCTTCACATTACTGTAACGCTTCAGGCAATTCCACTTGGCTGGACTCTCGTTCGCAGCTGAAACAATTGATTCATAGCCGGTATCGAATCAAATACTCCCCATTTACCGATAATATCAGGTCGACTCGCAAGCGTTTTTGAATTTTGGCGCTGTAAGTGCAACCCGTTGTTCTGACTTTTTATGCGGCGCTGCCAAATTCAGTCACCTTAATCACGTGACACCGAATCCACCAACGGTGGCTGGAAAGAAGGGGACGGTTGCCCAATCGGAAGCGGTagtagcttcttcttcttcttcttcttcttatgaaTTTCCGGCAGGCTGCGCGCCAGTCAGCGCATTGCTGCCTTTCACTGGCAGACCATGACTACTGCACTCTACTCACAGACTATGCTGCAAGCCAGAGCTAAACACAAAATCCATCAGGGCTTTGTAGACCTCTTGCTGACGTGCAGACGGATCAAGCAGCACTTTAATAGAAACAGACCCAAACCCAAGATCAAAAAGATGTGAGAAAAGAACTCTCCTCTGCTCAGAAAATCTTTTACACTCCATCAGAACATGAGGGATAGTCTCTTTCTTTGTGCAGGTTTCACACAATCCATTGTGGTGTTTACCAATTAGACATAGGTCAGCCGCCAGTCCACAGTGTCCCAACCTCAGTCTTGTTAACAGTACTTGCTCCCTTCTGTTATTCCCCCAGGTTGGGCAGTCACCAAAAACAGACTTCTGCACACTATAAAAATGTCTACCCTTATTTCCATTGTCCCAATCCTTCTGCCATTGAGCCCACACTACTTTTTTAATCATGGCTTTATGTTCAGAGCTGCTATGAGCCACCTCAAGCTCTACAGTGTCATGTCTTAAAGCATTCTTTGCAACCTGATCCACAATTTCATTACCCCTAACCCCCACATGTGCCGGGACCCACATGAAGCACACAGCTGACCCTCCCTTCTCCACTCTGAGCAAAGCAGTCAGCACCTCAACCACCAGATCAGGCCTACACCGGGAAGAGGCCGACTCCAAGGACTGCAACACAGCAGATGAGTCAGAGCAGATGACAACCATCTCCGGTCTCACTTCTTCCACCCATTCAAGAGCCCACACCATAGCCAAAATTTCAGCTGTAAATACTCCTACTCCATCAGGAAGTCGTCTGCCAAGACTCAGAGACAGAGCAGGAATAAAAATCCCAAATCCCCCTCTCCGGCTAGTGGGGTCAACGGACCCATCAGTAAACAATTGCAGATACCCATCCCAATTGTTCTGCATAGCCTCCCTCACCACAGTTACAGGACATATTCCCCCCTCCCCTTTAAGGTGATCTTTCACAGTCCAGTCCACTTCCAATTGAGGGAGTAGCCAAGTAGGAACCGCTGGTCAGACAACTACCGGAGCTGTATCCCTCTGACTGAGCTCTGGCAACTCACCCTTCACTTCTAAGATGAAGGTTTTCCCCCTCCCTCTTCCTGACTCCCATGAGTCCTGAAGGAGTCTCCTCCCAGGGTGGTCACCCCTCTGACCCAGGACTTTGCCTACAAACTGGAGTGCTAGCTTAAGCCGTCTCTTTTGAAGGGGCATCTCTCCCACTTCAACTAGGAGGGCTGGCACAGAGGTTGTTCTGAATGCACCACAGCACACTCGAAGTGCTTTTGCTTGGATCACATCTAATTTTGCCAACGTTGTTTTAGCTGCATTTCCATACACAAGACAACCATAATCCAAAAATGAGTGAATCGTAGCTCTATAAATCATCAGTAGTGTAGCTTTATCAGCTCCCCAGTTGCTGCCAGAAAGGCACCGCAATACATTTATTACTCTACTGCATTTATCTACCACCTTCTCAATGTGAGTTTTGAAAGTCCCCCTCTCATCAAAATGGACCCCTAAATACTTAAAAGATTTAACCCTTTCCAAATTTaaaccatataattgcaaacttgCATTGCCCAAATTTCTCTTCCTCCCAAACACTACAAACTTTGACTTTTCCACAGATATTTTAAAACCCCACCTACTTGCCCACTCCACAACATTATTCAAGGCATTTTGTAACTTTGCAAATACAAAACCCACATTTCTCCCCCTCTTCCACACAACCCCGTCATCAGCAAAAAGTGACAACCCATAACCTGGATCCAAATTGCTAAAAATATCATTTATCATTACATTAAACAGTACTGGACTAACTACACTGCCCTGAGGAGTTCCATTATCAATATCCCGTACTTCAGAAAAAGTTCTACCAACCCTAACCTGAATTCTCCGATCCTGTAAAAATGCCCTAATCCAATTTAGCATGCGACCACGAATACCTGCATCATAGAGCTTAACTAATAGCCCCTCCTTCCACAACATATCATAGGCCTTTTCAATATCGAGGAACACAGCAACAAGAACTTCTTTACTCGCACTAGCTTTCTTTATATCAGAATCCAAGGTCAACACTGACTCCATGGTGCTCCTCCCTATTCTAAAACCATTCTGGTAGGGAACAAACCATTCATTTTTTTCAAGCTTATAAACCAGCCGGTCAGTCACCAttctttccataattttacataaaactgagGTAAGTGCAATAGGCCTGTAAGAACCCGGGTTCGTCCCTTCCTTCCCTGGTTTCAAAATTGGTATAACTACAGCCTGCTTCCATGCCCATGGAACCTGTCCTTCCGCCCACACATTATTAATCAGAGCCAGGACTTCCTCCAAAACATCATTAAGATTTTTGAAAAAACTGTAGATTAACCCATCCTTCCCTGGTGCTGTAGAACCCCCCCTACTAATTGCTTTCAATAGCTCCTTCATAGTGAAGAATAAATTGACAGAGTCCGAATTATCTAAATTGGTTTCCAGTTTATGGTACTGACCCCCCAGCATCATATCCCTTCTACAGATTCCATCCTCCCCCAAATTTGATCCACTGTGAATTAGCTGAAAAGCCCTGACTAACACGTCAGCCTTCTGATTGTCATTCACTGCCACAACTCCATTCCTTTCCAACACTGGAATAGAATGTACACATTTAACCCCAGATATGCGTCTCACTGCAGACCATATTTCATTAATAGAGGTGTCTGTGCCCATCCGACTACAAAACTTCCTCCAAGACTCTCTCCTAGCATTCTTAATAATCCTTCTAACAACAGCCCTAAGTCTTTTATACTCTATTGCATTTTGCTCCAACGGATGTCTCCGTAATTTTTTATACGCTTTATTCCTATTTCTAACTGCTACACTGCATGCTTTATTTCAGCATGGTACACCAACCTTGTTTTTAGGACCTATCTTTTCTGGTATAAACAGATTAACATTATGGGCAATCATTCCACACAAACTATCATTCCACTCATCAATCAAATCCTCATTTATCTCATCCAAATCTGTACTACAGGCCTCTGCAAACTCTCCCCACCTCGCCCTACTAAGGTCCAAATGCTTCGGGTATGTGACCTCTTCCACCAGCAGAGACTGACCAAACCTCATCAGAATAGGAAAATGGTCACTTCCTATAGTATACCCCTCCAAAGTATCCCATATTGCCTTCCTTGCCAAAGGAGCTGAAGCTATAGACAGATCTATGCATGACAGGCTCCTGTCCTAACATCCAACCTAGTAGTAACAAAATAAATTTCATTTAGGCAGACCAACCCATGCCGATCCATAAAATCTTCTACTATTTCTCCATTACTGTCTCTGTCCCTGCTGCCCCACAGtggattatgtgcattaaaatccCCCACCCAAACTACATTGCGACCAACTACCTCCAAAGtagcctcaaagtcatcaatacaTAAATtcaaacatggattataaaaattTACAACAGTCATTCCCCCCAAACTTCCCCAAACATTTACCGCTACACATTCTAATTAGGTATTAAAACACACACTCTCATATTGCACACCGGCCCTAACAAATATTGCACAACCCCC
The window above is part of the Thalassophryne amazonica chromosome 22, fThaAma1.1, whole genome shotgun sequence genome. Proteins encoded here:
- the foxm1 gene encoding forkhead box protein M1 isoform X1; the protein is MTMRRSPRRPLILKRRKLPFQNDLPPAESQSDPNGSAPTGHPKSPVSEIFPEGIRIMDHPSMSDMQVVVIPKTVDLQGVIGALTAKGKDCGDQGPKKFILLSSADNQDNGTFCQPTFEGVSSKTANEQLVKEESMDIHVDPQPVTQIKPFNEELVCGPLERNLTNIHHLGEMSKCGTIHDPAKKATGKENQNVNTTQMDAESPVKHLKSDRPPYSYMAMIQFAINSTKSKRMTLKQIYTWIQDHFPYFKEVAKPGWKNSIRHNLSVHDMFIREVSSNGKLSYWTIKPEANRFLTIGQVCEPSGSDPLSVPVPVLLLSQQQQKGAVPRTNKITSGRKMKPLLPRTNSYLVPVQLPVLQSSVYQPPPYTQVLPPDAKKKCNTSRRVKKVRIAPKVPQKDESPASVPPCQLEEFKVEVKEELVLVPVSSKEEPMCAPVKCEQEDPICIKSRRPRGPLKEGSSSRRKQSLAHHLHEEPVLLYTTHTFTDSGLATSVSTFQDMRDAELDETQHSPVRQNSYKTPTKSNSHLASSTPCKSPVRVFPQLCRVTPVGKGSQSVLDFSPIRTPTGPIVTPQCHDYTTFSLSSTPFKDFPFFNSPREVVTSGYSMAAATTDSPSADCLQSSCSRQLDKAGGSMSTNRSLTEGFILDTMNDSLSKVLVDISFSANDDDIGLANISWSEYIPPL
- the foxm1 gene encoding forkhead box protein M1 isoform X2, which gives rise to MTMRRSPRRPLILKRRKLPFQNDLPPAESQSDPNGSAPTGHPKSPVSEIFPEGIRIMDHPSMSDMQVVVIPKTVDLQGVIGALTAKGKDCGDQGPKKFILLSSADNQDNGTFCQPTFEGVSSKTANEQLVKEESMDIHVDPQPVTQIKPFNEELVCGPLERNLTNIHHLGEMSKCGTIHDPAKKATGKENQNVCSQAVQVNTTQMDAESPVKHLKSDRPPYSYMAMIQFAINSTKSKRMTLKQIYTWIQDHFPYFKEVAKPGWKNSIRHNLSVHDMFIREVSSNGKLSYWTIKPEANRFLTIGQVCEPSGSDPLSVPVPVLLLSQQQQKGAVPRTNKITSGRKMKPLLPRTNSYLVPVQLPVLQSSVYQPPPYTQVLPPDAKKKCNTSRRVKKVRIAPKVPQKDESPASVPPCQLEEFKVEVKEELVLVPVSSKEEPMCIKSRRPRGPLKEGSSSRRKQSLAHHLHEEPVLLYTTHTFTDSGLATSVSTFQDMRDAELDETQHSPVRQNSYKTPTKSNSHLASSTPCKSPVRVFPQLCRVTPVGKGSQSVLDFSPIRTPTGPIVTPQCHDYTTFSLSSTPFKDFPFFNSPREVVTSGYSMAAATTDSPSADCLQSSCSRQLDKAGGSMSTNRSLTEGFILDTMNDSLSKVLVDISFSANDDDIGLANISWSEYIPPL
- the foxm1 gene encoding forkhead box protein M1 isoform X3 → MTMRRSPRRPLILKRRKLPFQNDLPPAESQSDPNGSAPTGHPKSPVSEIFPEGIRIMDHPSMSDMQVVVIPKTVDLQGVIGALTAKGKDCGDQGPKKFILLSSADNQDNGTFCQPTFEGVSSKTANEQLVKEESMDIHVDPQPVTQIKPFNEELVCGPLERNLTNIHHLGEMSKCGTIHDPAKKATGKENQNVCSQAVQVNTTQMDAESPVKHLKSDRPPYSYMAMIQFAINSTKSKRMTLKQIYTWIQDHFPYFKEVAKPGWKNSIRHNLSVHDMFIREVSSNGKLSYWTIKPEANRFLTIGQVCEQQKGAVPRTNKITSGRKMKPLLPRTNSYLVPVQLPVLQSSVYQPPPYTQVLPPDAKKKCNTSRRVKKVRIAPKVPQKDESPASVPPCQLEEFKVEVKEELVLVPVSSKEEPMCAPVKCEQEDPICIKSRRPRGPLKEGSSSRRKQSLAHHLHEEPVLLYTTHTFTDSGLATSVSTFQDMRDAELDETQHSPVRQNSYKTPTKSNSHLASSTPCKSPVRVFPQLCRVTPVGKGSQSVLDFSPIRTPTGPIVTPQCHDYTTFSLSSTPFKDFPFFNSPREVVTSGYSMAAATTDSPSADCLQSSCSRQLDKAGGSMSTNRSLTEGFILDTMNDSLSKVLVDISFSANDDDIGLANISWSEYIPPL